The Drosophila nasuta strain 15112-1781.00 chromosome 2L, ASM2355853v1, whole genome shotgun sequence genome window below encodes:
- the LOC132783436 gene encoding uncharacterized protein LOC132783436 isoform X5, translated as MEHLDLAGYLNTPVNWNLGAFEHQDVMDLSNSRQMLEPIMEETSEDEEHAQNSWNGYEHRGSCGGFWSSAESETGSVIRVEINKDIDAMSERDFACPPKRARRSQDEQMMQLQQLQQSQQQQPHSLEDVVQLRRPPPPRYDADSHNSLERFLALEACARDSYGSQGQRNSTGSRRGGCSFDDFYSDNDSYHSLSRSSSLVQFESLERQMTLQEQHQSMSSLGNSSPSLLSCETMASSSGNSGSGSVAGSVGGSHSNPDSRRGSATSLLKRYESSDGRLHQTYYELHKLDFEEQQRELFGACKSLHHQAELKSDSESSSTSSSDSSGHSMLSACPGKQDAGGARRLPLNSAENLSEDSGYGEPGSTLRRAKSKSIPKNFDKLCEEEEMEELLLLEHEVEVETAKAKAAATALALATHSKNSNDLCQTKIEQTNETTTTPRSSSSSTSSSPCSPTSSINSGERGARSPSPSPSASPSRSPSLSPTPSGSSTTASSMPSTSLASPASSSSSSSPSSSSSAASFTWLRNSLPDIREPRGSSPKSIADNNSYVLANNSNNNNSRSSSSRSSSSAECSPVLATRASTTSSVPNELQQLGRRRRANRPRANRPSSSDGHSSSEDLDQFDCHSLPRIRRSCSWNDRGGGASAGAGYLNASYQNLTLLDYTDQRENCKRSSFTDMDKRGGKDYEHLICKGNFLLDELSQIYDKNVSILNDKAVDVEEKQPVPHKSVQDLVDEAPPQVQHVQLTIRKPPARQRRSGQADKEPVVLSQEVTPVLSFSSFGKTFDQDPTNLRTSYAQSLEQCNIDVPPTQPSSNSCHNKAAQPVRMLPKRRFQSTTAKQRSLVSSTPNLSAFDGGGQETEDDIYVSSAHNSMHQLPQTAAQPKPLGILLPAGSRNSFSKEVSFCPVVSKYSWQEQSSEEPPEEQSSDQEEEDDDGQEEEEDNDATVIYNTKENENIAARYNAEQQQQQLRALQQQHLQLTATQQQQQLTASQQQLRETQQREQREQRAPERECAIDEKSAESDDNNENIASADTNQQQTTQQQQQQPQTKTSQTSQPATTTAVSVPSVTAAVSLETRVVASSSSALVAPVPATVPHPVTVQVPVANNLPTRPLSLHLPILSEPPTNRAHHILYASQQLLQRYDNDIDIDDVDHHRHFDRSNMSKSSQSVSLTPSGNNNESPLKQRANKTDEKHPSSKSFLSRFAHGLRFSLRRKKKQQQQQQQQQQQQQPATTTKAAKQSAKQTQQSNGKSQDIVHIPLKPPRSNSGALDDSNISEASTASMHSRQTTTTAELEQLPKTSTLQKLVTGKPPLPKQPPRLTHAPTSAAHQQQPAAVAVSSAAHASNALLDAEREQYAAFAKQLTSGHQQTNTTAMRETETVAGVTGTESPSRASVAQKTQMFNQLGAGASSRPLTMVTAVPVAVSPMLDNKMGLIETNLDTHETVISGKTRSLMDITCNPVHQQHKRYLVKRLNVTSAAYDVEHEDDDDDDDVDGQGGQHIKTSNQASGVQIASVRRPHKSMEFLLDKENQKNVLPPENELQKSHDHNPAALSEHQLRVQASLQRLNIPDWFRQYNQNAARSPDGACAAAGGTSATSGGYKPGNFTRKRTQDSGRWQGLNSKTTSLSSLGSQRSDRSPLLLSPSAHSHHGGQSSSVVGSAVGGHHHHSHHAQGVGATRWSTSHLNSTQTSPSVSQRGSFARGAPINSSFMSVASGSSAGAGSVLRNSYRQPYLGWRSTEKLSQRTPHERLANSLLAQRTSPTSATAATTANGVRSLQPVTPEIQSSIKEVTSAIVHYVNDQTLLQQQQQRSRSASPNSRKCWLESSFVGTRPLDSPQTPVIDSSSSPPASQHQLHQQQFHLDASTVVATGQPPLRMNGLSRVGGGGDSTASRQQLEVEQQLLRRRSEGDAPSQQQQKQKQQNSQQYQTQSQSQSHNQSQSQTQVSTQPQANASNRRVSLGDSNAHADKSLNNGSVYNANANANEQQLQIRCRNTKCEQSATPADAKKLYKSCHNCTHLYCSRECRRAHWEKHRKACLHSRASNLCRQVLATCKDDVDSQRHLSLLARKGSLSQGRGVVRVLFRSAEAAEGFIKHGFQCMGEASYVRWPDLMPAEMGLELYSELLKLSTEYKPESKMLIYVAICVVSEAPGMGQAPVRWERQLVSRCAKLKLCKSVLAELELQQQALQQPLAVMAVPERTEILILTFNPGLRTVPGNRELILSNILDILSRRGVLLRKHYPEIFQRLQTYTEGQTDKFNPVTLHPRDSQTGQSFVCIIMPVHTDSEFIKLPSAADGGGNRVTTIDVGSPAALAQLDDDELLTRTTPAS; from the exons ATGGAACACTTGGATCTGGCTGGTTATCTGAACACACCAGTTAACTGGAATCTGGGTGCATTTGAGCACCAAG ATGTGATGGACTTGTCGAACTCACGGCAAATGCTGGAGCCCATCATGGAGGAGACGTCCGAGGACGAGGAGCATGCGCAGAACAGTTGGAACGGTTACGAGCATCGTGGCAGCTGCGGCGGCTTCTGGAGCTCCGCAGAGTCTGAAACGGGTTCGGTCATCAGAGTCGAAATTAACAAGG ATATCGACGCCATGTCCGAACGTGACTTTGCTTGCCCGCCAAAGCGAGCGCGTCGCTCGCAGGATGAACAAAtgatgcaactgcaacaactgcagcagtcacaacaacaacaaccacacagCTTGGAGGATGTGGTGCAGCTGCGACGTCCACCTCCGCCACGCTACGATGCGGACTCACACAACAGTCTGGAGCGCTTCCTCGCACTCGAAGCCTGTGCCCGCGACAGTTATGGCAGTCAGGGACAAAGGAACAGCACAGGAAGCAGGCGAGGTGGCTGCTCGTTTGATGACTTCTACTCGGACAACGATTCGTATCATTCGCTGTCGCGCAGCTCGTCGCTGGTGCAGTTCGAGTCCCTGGAGCGACAGATGACGTTGCAGGAACAGCACCAGAGCATGAGCAGCTTAGGGAACAGTTCTCCCTCGTTGCTCAGCTGCGAGACGATGGCCAGCAGTAGCGGAAACAGCGGCAGTGGCAGCGTTGCAGGCAGCGTTGGAGGCAGCCACAGCAATCCAGACAGTCGACGTGGTTCGGCGACATCGCTGCTGAAGCGCTACGAGTCCAGCGATGGTCGACTGCATCAGACGTATTATGAGCTGCATAAATTGGACTTTGAGGAGCAGCAGCGAGAGTTGTTTGGCGCCTGCAAGAGTCTGCATCATCAGGCCGAGCTGAAGTCGGACTCGGAGTCGAGCAGCACCTcgagcagcgacagcagcggACACTCGATGCTTAGCGCTTGTCCGGGCAAACAGGATGCAGGCGGAGCTAGGAGATTGCCGCTGAATTCGGCGGAGAATTTGTCAGAGGATTCGGGCTATGGGGAGCCGGGCAGCACATTGCGACGCGCCAAATCGAAAAGCATACCAAAGAATTTCGACAAGCTGTGCGAAGAGGAGGAGAtggaggagctgctgctgctggagcacgaagtggaagtggaaacagccaaagcaaaggcGGCGGCAACAGCGTTAGCGTTAGCAACGCATTCCAAAAACTCCAATGATTTGTGTCAGACAAAAATAGAGCAGACAAatgagacgacgacgacgccgcgctcatcgtcgtcgtcgacatcGTCTTCGCCATGCTCTCCAACATCATCTATAAATAGCGGCGAGAGAGGCGCACGCTCGCCATCTCCATCACCATCGGCATCGCCATCGCGTTCGCCTTCGCTATCCCCAACGCCCAGCGGCTCATCAACAACAGCCTCTTCTAtgccgtcgacgtcgttggCATCGCCTgcgtcttcgtcgtcgtcgtcgtcgccatcgtcatcgtcgtctgCCGCCTCGTTCACTTGGCTGCGCAACAGTTTGCCCGACATACGCGAGCCGCGAGGTTCGTCTCCCAAATCAATAGcggacaacaacagctacgtgctggccaacaacagcaacaacaacaacagcagaagcagcagcagccgcagcagctcCTCTGCCGAGTGCTCACCAGTGCTGGCCACAAGAGCCTCGACGACGAGCAGCGTGCCCAacgagctgcagcagctgggACGTCGCAGACGCGCCAATCGTCCACGCGCCAATCGACCGAGCAGCAGCGACGGACACAGTTCTAGCGAGGATCTAGATCAGTTTGATTGCCACAGTTTGCCGCGCATTCgacgcagctgcagctggaacGATCGCGGCGGCGGAGCTTCAGCTGGCGCAGGGTATTTGAATGCCAGCTATCAGAATTTGACACTCTTGGATTACACGGATCAGCGGGAGAATTGCAAACGCAGCTCCTTCACAGACATGGATAAGCGGGGTGGCAAGGATTACGAGCATCTCATTTGCAAGGGTAACTTTCTGCTCGACGAACTGAGTCAGATCTACGACAAGAACGTCTCCATACTCAATGACAAAGCAGTCGACGTAGAGGAGAAGCAACCGGTGCCCCACAAATCGGTGCAAGATTTAGTGGATGAGGCGCCACCACAAGTGCAACATGTGCAGCTCACAATACGCAAACCGCCGGCGCGACAACGACGCAGTGGCCAGGCGGATAAGGAGCCAGTGGTGCTATCACAGGAGGTGACACCTGTGCTCAGTTTCAGCAGCTTCGGCAAGACCTTCGATCAGGATCCCACCAATCTACGCACTTCGTACGCCCAATCGCTGGAACAGTGCAACATCGATGTGCCGCCGACCCagcccagcagcaacagttgccacaACAAAGCAGCACAGCCAGTTCGTATGCTGCCCAAGCGTCGCTTCCAGAGCACCACAGCCAAGCAGCGTAGTCTGGTGAGCAGCACGCCCAATCTTTCTGCCTTTGATGGCGGTGGCCAGGAGACGGAGGATGACATCTATGTGAGCAGTGCGCACAATTCAATGCATCAGCTGCCACAAACAGCCGCACAACCGAAGCCATTGGGCATCTTATTGCCAGCTGGATCACGTAACTCGTTCAGCAAAGAGGTGAGCTTTTGCCCTGTGGTCAGCAAATATTCCTGGCAAGAACAATCTTCGGAGGAGCCGCCAGAGGAACAGAGCAGCGatcaggaggaggaggatgacGATGGgcaagaggaggaggaggataaCGATGCCACTGTTATTTATAACACCAAAGAGAACGAGAATATTGCTGCGCGCTACAatgcagagcagcagcaacaacagctaagggcactgcaacaacagcatctgCAGTTAACAGcgacgcaacagcagcagcagttaacAGCGTCGCAACAGCAGCTAAGAGAAACGCAGCAGCGAGAGCAGCGTGAACAAAGAGCGCCAGAGCGTGAGTGTGCGATCGATGAGAAGAGCGCAGAGAGCGATGATAACAACGAAAACATCGCTAGCGCGGACACAAACCAGCAGCAAacgacgcagcagcaacagcagcagccacaaacgAAAACATCGCAAACATCGCAGCcagcaacgacgacggcggTTTCAGTGCCAAGCGTCACTGCTGCCGTCAGTCTTGAAACACGCGTCGTCGCGAGCTCGTCGTCCGCGCTCGTCGCTCCAGTTCCAGCCACAGTTCCACATCCAGTTACCGTTCAAGTGCCAGTTGCAAATAATTTGCCAACGCGTCCCTTAAGCCTGCACTTGCCCATCTTAAGTGAACCGCCCACAAATCGCGCTCATCACATTTTGTACGCctcgcagcagctgctgcagcgttACGACAACGATATTGACATCGACGACGTCGATCATCATCGTCACTTTGATCGCAGCAACATGTCGAAATCATCGCAATCCGTCTCCTTGACGcccagtggcaacaacaacgaatcGCCGCTGAAGCAACGCGCAAATAAAACAGATGAAAAGCATCCCAGCTCAAAGAGTTTTCTATCGCGTTTCGCGCACGGTTTGCGTTTCTCGTTGCGTcgcaagaagaagcagcagcaacaacaacagcagcagcagcaacaacaacagccggcgacaacaacaaaggccGCCAAGCAGAGCGCAAAACAAACGCAGCAGAGCAATGGCAAATCACAGGATATCGTACACATACCCCTTAAACCGCCacgcagcaacagcggcgCACTCGACGACAGCAACATCTCGGAGGCGAGCACAGCGAGCATGCACAGCCGccaaaccacaacaacagctgagTTGGAACAGTTGCCCAAAACGTCAACGCTGCAGAAGCTGGTCACAGGCAAACCGCCGTTGCCCAAGCAGCCGCCTCGTCTGACGCATGCGCCAACCAGTGCTGCCCATCAGCAACAACCGGCAGCTGTGGCTGTCTCCAGTGCTGCCCATGCCAGCAATGCTCTGTTGGATGCCGAAAGGGAACAGTATGCGGCATTTGCCAAACAGTTGACATCGGGCCACCAGCAGACAAACACAACAGCGATGCGCGAAACGGAAACGGTTGCGGGCGTAACGGGTACAGAATCGCCATCGCGTGCTAGCGTTGCACAAAAGACGCAAATGTTCAATCAGCTGGGCGCCGGTGCATCGTCGCGTCCCCTCACCATGGTCACCGCGGTGCCGGTTGCTGTCTCGCCCATGCTGGACAATAAGATGGGTCTCATCGAGACCAATTTGGACACACACGAAACGGTTATATCGGGCAAGACGCGTTCGTTGATGGACATCACTTGCAATCCAGTGCATCAGCAGCACAAACGTTATTTGGTCAAACGGTTGAATGTGACCAGTGCTGCTTATGATGTTGAgcatgaagatgatgatgacgatgacgacgttGATGGGCAAGGGGGTCAGCACATCAAAACATCGAATCAGGCGAGCGGAGTGCAAATTGCATCGGTGCGAAGACCGCACAAAAGCATGGAATTTCTGTTGGATAAAGAGAATCAAAAGAATGTTTTG CCACCTGAGAATGAGCTACAGAAATCGCACGATCACAATCCGGCCGCCCTGAGCGAGCATCAGCTGCGTGTGCAGGCTTCGCTGCAGCGTCTGAACATCCCCGACTGGTTCCGGCAATACAATCAAAATGCCGCACGCTCGCCAGATGGCGCCTGTGCTGCGGCTGGCGGAACATCGGCGACATCTGGCGGCTACAAGCCGGGCAACTTTACAAGGAAACGCACACAGGATTCGGGACGCTGGCAGGGTCTCAACTCGAAGACGACTTCGCTCAGTTCGCTGGGATCACAGCGCTCCGATCGTAGTCCCCTGCTGTTGAGTCCCTCGGCGCACAGTCACCACGGTGGCCAGAGCAGCAGTGTCGTCGGCTCTGCGGTGGGtggccatcatcatcatagcCATCATGCTCAGGGTGTGGGCGCCACACGTTGGTCCACCTCGCATCTGAACTCCACGCAGACGTCACCGAGTGTCTCGCAACGCGGCAGCTTTGCTCGCGGCGCGCCCATCAACAGCAGCTTCATGTCGGTggccagcggcagcagcgccGGCGCCGGCAGCGTGCTGAGGAACTCCTATCGTCAGCCTTATCTGGGCTGGCGCAGCACAGAGAAGCTCTCGCAGCGCACGCCACATGAAAG GCTCGCCAACTCGCTGCTGGCGCAACGAACGTCGCCTACATCTGCCACAGCGGCAACCACAGCGAATGGAGTGCGTTCCCTGCAGCCCGTGACACCGGAAATCCAGAGCTCCATCAAGGAGGTGACCTCGGCCATTGTGCACTACGTGAACGATCAGACGttgctacagcaacaacaacagcgcagCCGCTCGGCTAGCCCCAATTCTAG AAAGTGCTGGCTGGAGAGCAGCTTCGTTGGCACACGGCCACTCGATTCACCGCAAACGCCCGtcatcgacagcagcagcagcccgcCCGCATCCCAACACCAACTACATCAGCAGCAGTTCCACTTGGATGCCAGCACTGTGGTTGCCACTGGACAGCCGCCACTACGCATGAACGGACTTAGCCGAGtgggcggcggtggcg ATTCAACAGCTAGTCGTCAACAACTCGAAGTGGAGCAGCAGCTACTGCGCCGTCGCAGCGAGGGTGACGCGCCtagccaacaacagcagaaacagaagcaacagAACAGTCAACAGTATCAAACGCAATCGCAATCTCAATCCCACAACCAATCCCAGTCTCAAACACAAGTCTCAACTCAACCACAAGCGAATGCCAGCAATCGGCGCGTCTCGTTGGGCGACTCCAACGCCCACGCGGACAAGAGTCTCAACAATGGCAGCGTCtacaacgccaacgccaacgccaacgagcagcagttgcagatcaggTGCCGGAACACCAAGTGCGAGCAGAGCGCCACGCCCGCCGATGCCAAGAAGCTGTACAAGTCATGCCACAATTGTACCCATCTATATTGTTCACGTGAGTGTCGGCGCGCCCACTGGGAGAAGCATCGCAAGGCGTGCCTGCACTCGCGCGCCTCCAATCTGTGCCGCCAGGTGTTAGCCACCTGCAAGGACGACGTCGACTCGCAGCGTCACCTCAGTCTGCTCGCCCGCAAGGGAAGCTTGTCCCAGGGTCGCGGCGTTGTCCGCGTGCTCTTTCGCAGCGCCGAGGCCGCTGAGGGTTTCATCAAGCATGGCTTCCAGTGCATGGGCGAGGCATCCTATGTGCGCTGGCCGGATCTAATGCCCGCCGAAATGGGCCTTGAACTCTATTCGGAACTACTCAAGCTGAGCACCGAATACAAACCCGAGTCCAAGATGCTCATCTACGTCGCCATTTGCGTTGTCTCCGAGGCCCCGGGCATGGGTCAAGCCCCAGTGCGATGGGAACGTCAGCTGGTGTCGCGTTGTGCCAAGCTGAAGCTCTGCAAGAGCGTGCTCGCCGAGTTGGAGCTGCAGCAACAGGCGCTGCAACAGCCACTCGCTGTCATGGCGGTGCCGGAACGCACGGAGATCCTTATACTCACCTTCAACCCGGGTCTGCGCACTGTGCCCGGCAATCGGGAGCTCATACTGTCCAACATTCTGGACATTTTGTCACGGCGTGGGGTGCTGCTCCGCAAACATTACCCGGAGATCTTTCAGCGACTGCAGACATACACCGAGGGTCAAACGGACAAGTTCAATCCGGTGACGTTGCATCCACGTGACTCGCAGACGGGACAGAGCTTTGTCTGCATCATTATGCCCGTGCACACGGACAGCGAGTTCATCAAGCTGCCTTCTGCTGCGGATGGAGGCGGCAATCGAGTGACCACCATTGACGTTGGCTCTCCGGCGGCGTTGGCTCAACTGGATGATGATGAACTGCTCACGCGTACTACGCCAGCGAGTTGA